A genomic window from Cytobacillus suaedae includes:
- a CDS encoding methyl-accepting chemotaxis protein, translating to MKFIQSLKFKLPFIMIILLVLPLTIVGFMSYQKTEILEHAVIQKTDMEAISGKFEKIFNDYEKLIQDLGNADETQFETFSFPNTAKNSITNMPSANDPVKEEYYQEHLRAFESQHEYLLNTYIASENGEFYLSNIPPAEVDLTKFDPRQRDWYTQAIEANGEVIWTTPYIDTGTGKSTITLAKTVTDANGAVIGVIGFDFDMHKLSVLIREGLRNTTMLVAAIFIVVGVAIVSLFILSFNKTLTTLQDSMSKVADGDLSVEPLEVKRKDELGFLMISFNDMVKSLKDLISKVIETSQHVAASAQQLSANADETSRATEQIASSIQEVSSGAELQQDRVSDSTKIVGQISEDISDISNRADSVATSSQEMSDKAKAGSQIVGSAIEQMEIITHNTEQTAEVIEMLNKKSSEIEEIITLIKGIADQTNLLALNAAIEAARAGEHGKGFAVVADEVRKLAEQSSKSTKQIGDIIAEIQHNTVSAVESMKNGEHAVKKGTDLVGRAGMSFEEISVAVTDVSERMNTVSASISQIYDHTNSLVESIQSVSSITEQTSAFTQEVASATEEQTASMEEVSAATRVLADSALELQDIAKRFKI from the coding sequence ATGAAATTTATCCAGTCACTAAAGTTTAAGCTACCATTTATTATGATTATTCTTCTCGTTTTGCCTTTAACGATTGTAGGCTTTATGTCCTATCAGAAAACAGAGATCTTAGAGCATGCAGTTATCCAGAAAACAGATATGGAAGCGATTTCTGGTAAGTTCGAAAAGATTTTTAATGATTACGAGAAGCTAATTCAAGACTTGGGAAATGCAGATGAGACTCAGTTTGAGACGTTTTCTTTTCCAAATACCGCAAAGAATTCGATTACCAATATGCCTTCTGCAAATGATCCAGTAAAGGAAGAATATTATCAAGAACATTTAAGAGCTTTTGAAAGTCAACATGAGTACCTATTAAATACCTACATAGCATCGGAAAATGGGGAGTTTTATTTATCAAATATCCCCCCAGCAGAGGTTGACTTAACAAAATTCGATCCTCGCCAACGTGATTGGTACACTCAAGCGATTGAAGCTAATGGGGAAGTAATTTGGACAACGCCTTATATTGACACAGGAACTGGAAAATCTACGATTACACTAGCGAAAACAGTAACAGATGCAAACGGAGCAGTCATTGGTGTAATCGGCTTTGACTTTGATATGCATAAATTATCTGTATTAATTAGAGAAGGCTTACGTAATACAACCATGCTAGTAGCTGCTATTTTTATAGTAGTTGGGGTAGCAATTGTTTCTTTATTTATCTTGAGCTTTAACAAAACATTAACTACATTACAGGATAGTATGTCTAAGGTTGCAGATGGGGACCTGTCTGTAGAGCCGTTAGAAGTAAAACGTAAAGATGAATTAGGTTTCTTAATGATAAGTTTTAATGATATGGTAAAAAGTCTAAAAGACTTAATCAGTAAAGTGATTGAGACTTCTCAACACGTTGCAGCCTCTGCTCAACAGCTAAGTGCCAATGCAGATGAAACATCTAGGGCTACAGAACAAATAGCAAGTTCGATCCAAGAGGTCTCATCTGGGGCTGAGCTACAGCAGGATCGTGTGTCAGATTCCACTAAAATTGTCGGTCAAATATCAGAGGATATTTCCGATATTTCAAATCGAGCTGATAGTGTTGCAACATCTTCACAAGAAATGTCGGATAAAGCAAAAGCAGGTAGTCAAATTGTTGGAAGCGCAATAGAACAGATGGAGATTATTACACACAATACCGAACAAACTGCAGAAGTTATTGAAATGTTAAATAAAAAATCAAGCGAAATTGAGGAAATTATCACTCTCATCAAAGGAATTGCTGATCAAACGAACTTACTTGCATTGAATGCAGCAATTGAAGCAGCACGTGCAGGTGAGCATGGAAAAGGATTTGCCGTTGTTGCTGATGAGGTCCGCAAGCTAGCAGAACAGTCGAGTAAATCTACCAAGCAAATTGGAGATATTATTGCCGAAATTCAACATAATACAGTTAGTGCCGTTGAATCGATGAAAAATGGAGAGCATGCGGTTAAAAAGGGAACTGACCTAGTAGGAAGAGCCGGAATGTCGTTTGAAGAGATCTCTGTTGCAGTTACTGATGTAAGTGAGCGAATGAATACAGTATCAGCATCTATTTCACAAATTTACGATCACACGAATTCCTTAGTAGAATCTATCCAGAGTGTAAGCTCAATCACTGAACAAACTTCAGCTTTTACACAAGAGGTGGCTTCTGCTACTGAAGAACAAACCGCATCGATGGAAGAAGTAAGTGCAGCTACTAGAGTACTAGCCGACTCTGCTTTAGAGCTACAGGATATTGCAAAGCGTTTTAAAATTTAG
- a CDS encoding trypsin-like peptidase domain-containing protein, whose protein sequence is MKKVSSLLLAILVFTSTFLSAAAQVSATDRYKEAEKLVQLAEQYAGSLKWEISLEYRKTKYSLDPITYPNMTLFNQTKNAMINAENVVNSLPYFQREALWKRLQDNVTIHFTRTQAYIDAITSGSKIIDKTEDFYTLYGLNAADDKTELAYHDLSSEIRKQAILLYRVYGKSTRDAILEKYKTPGEIARDATKFAISTKIEIDELSRLLDNNANTTTIENQASTIKNLLSSIENTQVQSNLNNRFASVYTNSTLPTLPTLTLKDIIKFEKSVVMIYSYDENDELLAQGSGFVAGKSLLTTNYHVIEGAQRVEVITDTGEIIEVEGVTHYDYDLDIAFLKTKEVMNLTPLSLGTAANLEKGDSIVTIGSPEGLMNTVSTGIISGLRDFEFDGFSQRFLQFTAPITYGSSGGPLFTMTGEVVGINTFGYGDGNLNFAIPIDEIKSIITDINKLTHTSIKVIPYSDLPVYQEEYPIEEDLPATEEPGAVDVGKLYLNDLVRDSVIHPELPIIYYLNENKDVVELNFETGEEQRITFGLMPERLYLANNELYVTLLKGAHSSTWWDESQEGAIAIIDTASFLLVEQFDIDMDPFDIVADAKSIYVTSGSGQWTYMKSYDRETLLETSKVGVRQQSYLELHPNNDKLYTITTDSSPRNMEMFKIVDGVFAGGARSPYHGDYSQTPFYKISPDGKFIFNGAGPVFYSSDSTETNMYYVTSLYNGFTEIAFNLENNQFFTSTNNSLDIYDYSTMQRVKRYEMDNDIYRMFYRNNKLIVISKETVYNIPQFTVTAYDIVGNEIQ, encoded by the coding sequence TTGAAAAAAGTTAGTTCATTGTTACTTGCCATATTAGTATTTACATCTACTTTTTTATCAGCTGCCGCGCAAGTTTCTGCGACTGACCGATATAAAGAGGCCGAGAAATTAGTCCAACTAGCTGAACAATATGCAGGGTCTCTTAAATGGGAGATTTCATTAGAATACCGTAAAACAAAGTATTCTCTGGATCCCATAACTTATCCAAATATGACTTTGTTTAACCAAACAAAGAATGCAATGATAAATGCAGAAAATGTTGTTAATTCGTTACCTTATTTCCAACGAGAAGCTCTTTGGAAACGACTGCAAGACAACGTTACGATCCACTTTACAAGAACACAGGCTTATATCGATGCTATAACCTCTGGTAGTAAAATAATTGATAAAACAGAGGATTTTTATACGTTATACGGTCTTAATGCAGCCGATGATAAGACAGAATTAGCCTATCATGACTTATCTAGTGAAATTAGAAAACAGGCAATTTTATTATACAGAGTTTATGGTAAGTCCACACGTGATGCCATACTTGAAAAATATAAAACACCTGGAGAAATTGCCCGTGATGCAACAAAGTTCGCCATTAGCACAAAGATTGAAATTGATGAATTAAGCAGATTATTAGATAATAACGCCAATACTACAACTATTGAAAACCAAGCATCTACTATTAAGAATTTATTATCTAGTATCGAGAATACACAGGTTCAATCTAATTTAAATAATAGATTTGCTAGTGTTTATACTAACTCTACTCTACCAACTCTACCAACTCTTACTCTTAAAGACATTATTAAATTTGAGAAGAGTGTAGTAATGATTTATTCTTATGATGAAAATGATGAATTGTTAGCACAAGGAAGTGGATTTGTGGCGGGTAAAAGCTTGCTCACTACAAACTACCATGTGATTGAAGGTGCTCAACGTGTTGAAGTGATCACTGATACTGGTGAGATAATCGAGGTAGAAGGTGTTACTCATTATGACTATGATTTAGATATTGCATTCTTAAAGACAAAGGAAGTAATGAATCTGACTCCACTATCACTAGGAACTGCCGCTAATCTTGAAAAAGGAGATTCAATTGTTACAATTGGTAGCCCCGAAGGATTAATGAATACTGTTTCTACTGGGATTATAAGCGGTTTAAGAGACTTTGAATTTGATGGATTTTCTCAGCGATTTTTACAATTTACGGCTCCGATTACGTATGGTAGTTCTGGAGGTCCTTTATTTACCATGACTGGAGAAGTCGTAGGGATTAATACCTTTGGGTATGGAGATGGAAATCTTAATTTTGCCATTCCAATCGATGAGATAAAAAGTATCATTACTGATATTAACAAATTAACACATACTTCAATAAAGGTTATCCCTTACTCAGATTTACCAGTCTATCAAGAGGAATATCCTATTGAAGAGGATCTACCTGCTACTGAGGAACCAGGTGCTGTTGACGTAGGAAAACTATATTTAAATGATTTGGTTAGAGATTCAGTGATTCACCCGGAACTTCCAATCATTTATTATTTAAATGAAAATAAAGATGTAGTGGAATTAAATTTTGAAACAGGAGAGGAACAAAGAATTACCTTTGGCCTTATGCCTGAACGATTATATCTTGCAAATAATGAACTTTATGTAACTCTCTTAAAAGGGGCCCATAGTTCTACTTGGTGGGATGAAAGCCAAGAAGGTGCTATCGCTATTATTGATACAGCAAGCTTTTTATTAGTTGAGCAGTTTGATATTGATATGGATCCATTTGACATTGTTGCTGATGCAAAAAGTATCTACGTAACATCTGGTTCTGGACAGTGGACATATATGAAGAGCTATGATCGTGAGACATTACTTGAAACGTCTAAAGTTGGCGTAAGACAGCAATCTTATTTAGAATTACATCCAAATAATGATAAACTTTACACAATTACAACAGATTCTAGCCCAAGAAACATGGAGATGTTTAAAATTGTAGATGGAGTATTTGCTGGTGGTGCTAGATCTCCATATCATGGGGACTATTCACAGACACCATTTTATAAAATTTCTCCTGATGGAAAATTTATTTTCAATGGTGCTGGTCCAGTCTTTTATTCTTCTGACTCTACAGAGACAAACATGTATTATGTTACATCACTTTATAACGGGTTTACTGAAATAGCTTTTAATCTTGAAAATAATCAGTTCTTTACAAGTACCAATAATAGTCTTGATATCTATGATTACTCAACAATGCAGAGAGTAAAACGTTATGAAATGGATAATGACATTTATAGAATGTTCTATCGAAACAACAAGTTAATCGTAATTTCAAAAGAAACAGTGTATAACATTCCTCAATTTACTGTTACTGCTTACGATATAGTTGGAAATGAAATTCAATAA
- a CDS encoding S41 family peptidase, with amino-acid sequence MLFKLTRNSILSVLLFFSLSFGQTVQAEEPIDEIRYYIDNYYVNEVSDSVLNGNSPDEILENLDQHSTYFTPEEFKQFFDDLNRSFVGIGVTIEKNEKGILLVSVFKDSPAEEAGLIAGDIITEVDGTSLVGKSTEEAATLIKGKAGTKTNLKIIRQNTNSTFQVTVTRQVISVPTAEYERLSGNIGYIRLYSFNDKSQAEMLDAIEKLGKVNGWIIDFRDNGGGYVTTAQEVGGFFKNVDNAYLLKNRVSLPTVFPTILQSKIFEGPVHLLINGNSASASEMVAAAVKEEKAAVLYGQTTYGKGTMQQFFEISDGSALKLTTSEFFSPKGEKIDGVGVVPDKKTAYGVELLASHYDLLRGNLSKYTKLATLSNVSIDKTFTIQMSQSMKWSQFGKQDVQLYQIGGKEVELDLKSDGTDKVIATPKEKLEPGETYFLVINPKWQGNSGKTMSRGSYVEVYVKE; translated from the coding sequence TTGTTATTCAAACTTACTAGAAATTCAATATTATCTGTTCTATTATTCTTCTCACTATCTTTTGGACAAACCGTACAAGCTGAAGAACCAATTGATGAAATACGATATTACATTGACAATTACTATGTTAATGAAGTATCGGATTCAGTATTAAATGGTAATTCACCTGATGAAATTTTAGAAAATCTCGATCAGCACTCTACATATTTTACTCCGGAAGAGTTTAAGCAATTTTTCGATGATCTAAATCGATCTTTCGTTGGAATTGGTGTAACAATTGAAAAGAATGAAAAGGGAATTTTACTAGTTTCTGTTTTTAAGGATAGCCCTGCAGAAGAAGCCGGTTTAATAGCTGGAGACATAATAACGGAAGTAGACGGCACATCCTTAGTAGGGAAATCGACAGAAGAGGCAGCCACCCTTATAAAAGGAAAAGCCGGAACCAAAACAAATTTAAAGATAATTAGACAGAATACTAATAGTACATTTCAAGTAACAGTAACCCGCCAGGTTATCTCAGTACCTACTGCTGAATATGAGCGTTTAAGTGGTAATATTGGTTATATACGTCTTTATAGCTTTAATGATAAGTCCCAAGCGGAAATGCTAGATGCGATTGAAAAGCTAGGAAAAGTAAATGGATGGATTATTGACTTCAGAGACAATGGTGGAGGTTATGTAACAACTGCACAAGAAGTAGGCGGTTTCTTTAAAAATGTAGATAATGCTTATCTATTAAAAAATCGTGTAAGCCTACCGACTGTGTTTCCAACCATTTTACAAAGTAAGATTTTCGAAGGTCCTGTACACTTACTCATTAATGGAAATAGTGCAAGTGCCTCCGAAATGGTAGCAGCTGCAGTAAAAGAAGAAAAAGCAGCAGTGTTATATGGCCAAACTACATATGGAAAAGGTACTATGCAACAATTCTTTGAAATCTCAGATGGTAGTGCGTTAAAGCTAACCACTTCCGAGTTTTTCTCGCCAAAAGGGGAGAAAATTGATGGTGTAGGAGTAGTGCCAGATAAGAAAACAGCTTATGGGGTTGAGCTACTAGCCTCTCATTATGATCTATTAAGAGGGAACCTAAGTAAGTATACTAAACTAGCAACTTTAAGCAATGTATCAATAGATAAGACGTTTACGATTCAGATGTCACAGTCGATGAAATGGAGTCAATTTGGTAAGCAGGATGTACAGCTATATCAAATTGGTGGCAAAGAAGTAGAACTAGACTTGAAATCTGATGGAACAGACAAAGTGATTGCTACCCCTAAAGAGAAATTAGAACCGGGTGAAACCTATTTCCTTGTTATCAATCCTAAATGGCAAGGTAATAGTGGAAAGACTATGAGTAGAGGAAGCTATGTTGAAGTTTATGTAAAAGAATAA
- a CDS encoding phosphodiester glycosidase family protein, whose translation MFRKVFVSLLLVGLLIGTPTNSQAIHVTGIYWDGLLMVKGQVGKIKVVKPINLWQRVGDKLVFERVLKPGEQYRVYRYDNKFGGQYGLGGGYYITNMKGFVEYKTPSKRKLAELEALYPTMPSKVSLSNGEVTAQSSKKVAPGVTETAIAVNHSRGKQQIFKLDFDPSVQNMKMETALAKGQLFGLETVKSQAITNSKDGHVVVGAVNGDYFDSNGAPIDLMMHKGEIIATSRTPLDQLAVFGVKGNGRAVIGSPEVSLSVSINGQTPYMVNSINRIRSANHLVVYTPHFSGTTRTNELGTEVTLSNLSGSLSGNGKLTGTVSDIQIGKGNATLSNGQVILSGHHFASDYLKNAKPGDRIEITSSFTDSNWHDVQEAIGGRYRLVNNGNVVKWDINGAHPRTAIGIKADGKIFTIVLDGRSTNSVGMTLSELAVLMKDLGAVDAITFDGGGSSTLAARQAGDQHVSVVNKPSDGFERSVANSLLFISNWAVGPLHELIVNPRELTLFAGATYKNLNLSARGVDVAYNPVSLTSPVVFTSPVFASKTATDYKITTAPMESTLTATSGKVSGAAKVKVVNKLDKIGFNQPDIMINKNETVTLTPNGYVGGNVIVKDPTIFTWSVTNNIGTISKNGIFTAGNQDGVGTITATAGGVTTTINVTVGVPENTVLADFESGIATWTASGVRNNISKIELAIDQVKFGNNSLKVSYDFTGTTGTSGVYAGPSTSIAISGQPKKIGMWVYGDGQGHWLRSQLKDSKGQEIQLDFTKNLDWVGWKYVEAAIPATVAYPLTMELPVRYMETSDNNKNAGTIYIDQIQAVYK comes from the coding sequence ATGTTTAGAAAGGTTTTCGTAAGCTTGTTGTTAGTAGGGCTGTTGATTGGAACACCTACCAACTCTCAAGCTATTCACGTAACGGGCATATATTGGGACGGCCTATTAATGGTAAAAGGACAAGTAGGTAAAATTAAAGTCGTTAAACCTATTAATCTATGGCAACGTGTTGGTGATAAGTTAGTATTTGAAAGAGTTTTAAAGCCAGGTGAACAATATCGTGTTTACCGTTATGACAATAAATTTGGTGGACAATATGGTTTAGGTGGGGGCTACTACATTACGAACATGAAGGGGTTTGTTGAATATAAAACACCTTCTAAGCGTAAATTAGCTGAGCTTGAGGCACTTTATCCTACAATGCCATCGAAAGTATCACTTTCAAATGGTGAAGTGACAGCACAAAGCTCCAAAAAGGTTGCACCAGGTGTAACTGAGACAGCAATAGCAGTAAATCATTCTAGAGGCAAGCAACAAATCTTTAAGTTGGATTTTGATCCTTCTGTTCAAAACATGAAAATGGAAACTGCATTAGCAAAAGGACAATTATTCGGATTAGAGACGGTTAAGAGTCAAGCGATAACCAACAGTAAGGATGGACATGTTGTTGTTGGTGCTGTGAATGGAGACTATTTTGATAGTAACGGTGCACCTATTGACTTAATGATGCATAAGGGTGAAATCATTGCGACAAGTCGTACACCTCTTGATCAATTAGCGGTATTTGGGGTAAAGGGAAATGGTCGTGCAGTGATCGGGAGTCCAGAAGTCTCACTTAGTGTGAGTATAAATGGACAGACTCCTTATATGGTTAATTCAATTAACCGAATTAGAAGTGCGAATCATCTAGTTGTGTATACTCCACATTTTTCTGGCACAACAAGAACGAATGAACTAGGAACAGAGGTTACTTTATCTAATTTATCAGGTAGCCTTAGTGGTAATGGTAAATTAACTGGAACTGTATCGGATATACAAATCGGTAAAGGAAATGCAACCTTATCAAATGGACAAGTTATTCTTTCTGGACACCATTTTGCAAGTGATTACTTAAAAAATGCGAAGCCGGGTGATCGCATAGAGATAACTTCATCTTTTACAGATTCAAATTGGCATGATGTACAAGAAGCTATCGGTGGGCGCTATAGATTAGTGAATAACGGTAACGTTGTGAAGTGGGATATTAATGGTGCACACCCAAGAACAGCGATTGGTATAAAAGCAGATGGTAAGATTTTCACAATTGTACTCGATGGAAGAAGCACAAACAGCGTTGGTATGACATTATCAGAGCTTGCGGTATTAATGAAGGATTTAGGAGCAGTTGATGCAATTACGTTTGATGGTGGTGGATCTTCTACACTTGCAGCTAGACAAGCTGGTGATCAACATGTAAGTGTTGTAAATAAGCCTTCAGATGGCTTTGAGCGCTCAGTGGCAAACTCCCTCCTTTTCATTAGTAATTGGGCAGTAGGTCCATTACACGAGTTAATCGTGAATCCAAGAGAATTAACATTATTTGCAGGTGCAACATACAAGAATTTAAATCTATCTGCTAGAGGCGTAGATGTGGCTTATAATCCAGTATCTCTGACAAGCCCGGTTGTTTTTACATCACCTGTGTTTGCTTCAAAAACAGCTACAGACTATAAAATAACTACAGCACCGATGGAATCTACGCTAACTGCTACATCAGGAAAAGTTAGTGGTGCTGCAAAGGTTAAAGTAGTAAACAAGCTTGATAAAATTGGTTTTAATCAGCCTGATATCATGATTAATAAAAATGAAACAGTAACACTTACACCTAACGGGTATGTTGGTGGCAATGTCATTGTAAAAGATCCTACCATCTTTACATGGAGTGTTACGAATAATATTGGGACGATTAGTAAAAATGGTATCTTTACTGCAGGCAATCAGGATGGAGTAGGAACTATTACGGCAACAGCTGGTGGTGTAACAACTACTATTAATGTAACCGTAGGTGTTCCAGAGAATACGGTACTAGCTGATTTTGAAAGTGGCATCGCTACATGGACAGCTTCTGGTGTCCGAAACAATATTTCTAAAATAGAATTAGCAATCGATCAAGTGAAATTCGGTAATAATTCATTAAAGGTAAGTTATGATTTCACTGGTACGACAGGAACATCTGGTGTATACGCTGGACCATCAACTTCAATCGCCATTAGCGGACAACCTAAAAAGATTGGCATGTGGGTGTATGGTGATGGTCAAGGGCACTGGCTACGTTCACAGTTAAAAGATAGTAAAGGCCAAGAAATCCAGCTTGATTTTACAAAAAATCTTGATTGGGTAGGATGGAAGTATGTTGAAGCAGCTATTCCAGCGACTGTTGCTTATCCTTTAACAATGGAATTGCCAGTAAGATATATGGAAACAAGTGATAACAATAAAAATGCTGGTACAATTTATATTGACCAAATCCAAGCAGTTTATAAATAA
- a CDS encoding LysM peptidoglycan-binding domain-containing protein, whose protein sequence is MFLSHKVVQEEGSKVVTLYLDPQLTEFASEFPNEQEEKGFRYSVYRYVQTNLPTVKANVIKVMAGSVLVAVLPFNSDKAAAAESSSPTVQAKAENTYTVQSGDSLYLIAKRIGVSVDQLKKTNNLTSDTIYVWQVLTVPTGETTSTTTDSVMKGPKGEIGYVKITKRINLWKRDSSGKLEFVRVLNPGESYRVYGEDQLHGGQYDVGARHYITKMTGYVEFEKVGESPTVVNEQTTQSTPTQDSFVRGSRGEIGHIHIKKRINLWKRVNGKLEYVRVLNPGETYRVYGRDQQFGGQFDVGSNHYITNISGFVDFQLFNSTPSEVSGNYYTVRSGDTLSGIAAKFGTTVQKIKELNNLTTDFIYANQKLIIEGNTSALNSKTYITHTVSQGDTIWDISIKYGIPQAELLKDNNLTTQSVLKLGQVLRVPQYQIAVKDTVSPRHGEVLDWWTEAQYVFPIGAIATVTDFETGVSFKVKRTVGANHADSEPLTAADTEIAKSVWGGFSWKERAVIVEVNGRKIASSMSFMPHDVQYITDNNFNGHFDIHFSNSTRHMDGQIDVAHQNQIKIAGGIS, encoded by the coding sequence ATGTTCCTATCTCATAAAGTTGTACAAGAAGAAGGGTCTAAGGTAGTAACGTTATACCTAGATCCGCAATTAACCGAATTTGCCTCTGAATTTCCCAATGAACAAGAGGAAAAAGGCTTTCGCTATAGTGTATATCGTTATGTTCAAACAAATTTACCAACTGTTAAGGCAAATGTCATCAAAGTAATGGCAGGCTCAGTGCTCGTTGCAGTCCTTCCGTTTAATAGTGATAAGGCAGCTGCAGCTGAATCTAGTTCTCCGACTGTGCAGGCTAAGGCTGAAAATACATACACTGTACAATCGGGAGATTCATTATACCTTATAGCAAAGCGAATAGGAGTATCTGTAGATCAGTTGAAAAAAACGAATAATCTCACAAGTGATACGATTTATGTTTGGCAGGTACTCACAGTTCCAACTGGGGAGACAACCTCTACTACAACTGATTCTGTCATGAAGGGGCCAAAAGGTGAAATTGGATATGTGAAAATTACAAAGCGCATCAACCTTTGGAAACGAGATTCTAGTGGAAAACTGGAATTTGTTCGTGTCTTAAACCCTGGAGAAAGCTACCGTGTATATGGTGAGGATCAATTGCATGGTGGGCAATATGATGTTGGTGCAAGGCACTATATAACAAAAATGACAGGCTATGTTGAATTTGAGAAAGTAGGGGAAAGTCCGACAGTAGTCAATGAACAAACAACACAAAGTACTCCAACCCAGGATTCGTTCGTCAGAGGTTCACGTGGCGAAATTGGACATATCCACATTAAGAAACGTATTAATCTTTGGAAAAGAGTCAATGGCAAGCTAGAATACGTAAGGGTGCTAAACCCTGGTGAAACGTATCGAGTATATGGAAGAGATCAACAGTTTGGCGGACAATTTGATGTCGGAAGTAACCACTATATTACCAACATAAGCGGGTTTGTAGACTTTCAGTTGTTTAATAGCACACCTTCTGAGGTGTCGGGGAATTACTACACCGTACGATCCGGTGATACTCTATCTGGTATTGCAGCGAAGTTCGGGACAACTGTCCAAAAAATTAAGGAACTTAATAATCTAACGACTGACTTTATTTACGCTAATCAGAAACTTATAATTGAAGGCAATACTAGTGCACTGAATAGTAAGACTTATATTACTCATACAGTAAGTCAAGGTGATACCATTTGGGACATTTCCATTAAATACGGTATACCCCAAGCTGAACTATTGAAGGATAACAATTTAACAACGCAATCGGTACTCAAACTTGGTCAGGTGCTGCGTGTTCCGCAATATCAAATAGCCGTTAAAGACACTGTGAGCCCTCGTCACGGTGAGGTATTAGATTGGTGGACTGAGGCTCAATATGTCTTCCCAATCGGTGCAATTGCAACCGTAACGGACTTCGAGACAGGGGTATCGTTTAAAGTGAAAAGAACCGTTGGTGCCAATCATGCAGACAGTGAGCCATTAACGGCTGCTGATACTGAAATTGCAAAGAGTGTATGGGGTGGTTTTAGCTGGAAGGAACGTGCAGTGATTGTCGAAGTAAACGGACGCAAAATTGCTTCCTCAATGAGCTTTATGCCACATGATGTCCAGTACATTACTGATAACAACTTTAATGGGCATTTTGATATTCACTTTAGCAATAGTACCAGGCATATGGACGGTCAAATAGATGTAGCCCACCAAAACCAAATAAAAATAGCTGGGGGAATCAGCTAG
- a CDS encoding C40 family peptidase, translating to MKRLLSVVVVTIVLLFPSVLFGNNSVAAASQGEEVVEYGKKFLGVPYLFGGTTPSGFDCSGFLTYVFKELGVELPRTSADQFASGEKVETKNLVVGDLVFFTTYKPGASHAGIYVGDNKFIHASSSKGIMISSLDDSYWKPRYLGARAFIKEDTQLSVKEGQIGVVTIKDSINLWTRTTDGQLELVRVLEKGEKYRVYGYDEEFGGQYNLGGGLYVTNISSHLDYEEVSSTK from the coding sequence ATGAAAAGATTATTGTCGGTTGTTGTAGTGACAATTGTTCTATTATTTCCCTCAGTACTATTTGGAAATAATAGTGTAGCTGCAGCAAGTCAAGGAGAAGAAGTAGTAGAGTATGGGAAGAAATTCCTAGGAGTACCGTACTTATTTGGTGGAACAACACCTTCAGGATTTGATTGTTCAGGATTTCTTACATATGTATTTAAAGAGCTTGGAGTAGAATTACCCCGCACATCAGCAGATCAATTTGCAAGTGGTGAAAAGGTAGAAACGAAGAACCTCGTAGTTGGGGACTTAGTATTCTTTACAACCTATAAGCCCGGTGCATCTCATGCAGGTATATACGTAGGGGACAATAAGTTTATTCATGCAAGTTCAAGTAAAGGTATTATGATATCTAGCTTAGATGATTCTTATTGGAAACCACGTTACCTAGGTGCAAGGGCGTTTATAAAAGAAGATACACAGCTTTCTGTAAAAGAGGGGCAAATTGGTGTTGTTACAATCAAGGATTCTATTAATCTTTGGACAAGAACAACAGACGGACAATTAGAACTCGTACGCGTACTTGAAAAAGGGGAAAAATACCGCGTATATGGTTATGATGAAGAGTTTGGTGGACAGTATAATTTAGGTGGAGGATTGTATGTAACAAATATTTCCAGTCACCTAGATTACGAAGAAGTATCATCAACAAAGTAA